A region of Nostoc sp. 'Peltigera membranacea cyanobiont' N6 DNA encodes the following proteins:
- a CDS encoding protein phosphatase 2C domain-containing protein, whose amino-acid sequence MISTQLTIYCINPGCNSPINPIGDRVCASCQTPLVHRYLWATGSLSAQITPGTKVADRYGVITHQIWLDTQPGLPPDVPEELPKEVIPYLQLYQERLHLPQAYGFASDGEEDTTDILLLENVPIDERGNIYPTIVEAWEQATAVRQVYWLWQILQLWTPLSELGLSRSLLVVDNLRVQGWCVRLLELYQTPEDKKLSLQNLGECWQFWVATAKTSVAKGLQNIVQEMCETEVELDDVATQLNGLLLASAAELPLLLKVAGSTDIGPIMAQNEDACYPNALSDLDEPLLSHLSIVCDGIGGHEGGEVASKLAVQSVKLQIRALLAEVTEQTVLVSPELLQEQLEASLRVVNNVICARNNEQKRQGKERMATTIVMAFQVPQRVQTSTGWQSNNTHELYLANVGDSRAYWITRNYCQLLTVDDDVATREVRFAKNLYRKALIRTDATALTQALGTRNSESLRLKVQRFIVEEDGILLLCSDGLSDNNRVEQSWQDYAIPVLTGDMTVEDAVRNWINLANEKNGRDNTSVVLSYCRVSPEYLVPVTPALPEEIIEAEIQEELEELEELEELEELEELEELEELEELEELEELEELEELEELISFTESSQTLLDLDLDLDIPGEPFISPEIPPTLITKPNWGKRLVMLGGVVALLVGGTSLGLFAWWQINPQAFQQMCRQVPQKVQQLCAEGK is encoded by the coding sequence ATGATTTCTACTCAACTGACAATTTATTGTATAAATCCAGGGTGTAATAGCCCCATTAATCCTATTGGAGACCGTGTTTGTGCCAGTTGCCAAACTCCCTTGGTTCACCGTTATCTTTGGGCTACTGGCTCATTGTCTGCTCAAATCACACCAGGCACAAAGGTAGCAGACAGGTATGGGGTAATTACTCACCAGATTTGGCTCGATACTCAACCGGGACTGCCGCCAGATGTCCCTGAAGAATTGCCAAAGGAAGTAATTCCTTATCTACAGTTATATCAAGAACGGTTACATCTGCCCCAAGCTTATGGGTTTGCTAGTGATGGTGAGGAAGATACAACTGATATCCTGTTATTGGAAAATGTACCGATAGATGAGAGAGGAAATATCTATCCAACTATTGTTGAGGCATGGGAGCAAGCAACGGCGGTAAGACAAGTTTATTGGCTGTGGCAAATTCTTCAACTTTGGACACCTTTATCAGAATTAGGACTTAGCCGCAGTTTACTGGTAGTAGACAATTTAAGAGTCCAAGGTTGGTGTGTACGACTATTAGAACTCTACCAAACACCAGAAGATAAGAAGCTGAGTTTACAAAATCTGGGTGAGTGTTGGCAGTTTTGGGTAGCTACTGCAAAGACATCAGTAGCTAAAGGGTTACAAAATATAGTCCAGGAAATGTGTGAAACTGAAGTTGAGTTGGATGATGTTGCTACTCAACTTAATGGTTTATTACTAGCATCTGCGGCAGAATTGCCATTGCTTTTGAAGGTGGCAGGCTCTACGGATATTGGCCCAATTATGGCGCAAAATGAAGATGCTTGCTACCCCAATGCTTTGAGTGATTTAGATGAACCTTTATTGTCCCACTTGTCAATTGTTTGCGATGGCATTGGCGGGCACGAAGGCGGCGAGGTTGCGAGTAAATTAGCAGTGCAGTCTGTAAAGTTGCAAATTCGCGCCTTGCTAGCGGAGGTAACAGAACAAACTGTACTTGTATCACCAGAGTTGTTGCAGGAACAATTAGAAGCAAGCTTGCGGGTGGTAAATAATGTGATTTGTGCCCGCAATAACGAACAAAAACGCCAAGGCAAAGAACGCATGGCTACAACCATTGTCATGGCGTTCCAAGTTCCACAACGAGTGCAGACAAGTACTGGGTGGCAATCAAATAATACCCATGAACTTTACTTGGCTAATGTTGGTGATAGCCGTGCCTACTGGATTACTCGAAACTATTGTCAGTTACTGACAGTAGATGATGATGTGGCGACGCGGGAAGTCCGCTTTGCCAAAAATTTGTATCGAAAAGCACTGATTAGAACAGATGCTACTGCCTTAACTCAAGCATTGGGGACAAGAAATTCAGAATCTTTGCGTCTCAAGGTTCAGCGATTCATTGTAGAAGAAGATGGCATATTACTACTGTGTTCTGATGGTTTAAGTGATAATAACAGGGTGGAACAATCTTGGCAGGATTATGCAATACCCGTGTTAACAGGTGACATGACAGTTGAAGATGCCGTCCGCAACTGGATTAACCTAGCAAACGAAAAAAATGGGCGTGATAATACGTCGGTTGTTCTCAGTTATTGCCGTGTTTCTCCAGAATACTTAGTACCTGTAACTCCGGCGTTGCCAGAAGAGATTATAGAAGCAGAAATACAAGAAGAACTAGAAGAACTAGAAGAACTAGAAGAACTAGAGGAACTAGAGGAACTAGAGGAACTAGAGGAACTAGAGGAACTAGAGGAACTAGAGGAACTAGAGGAACTAGAGGAACTAGAGGAATTAATTTCCTTCACAGAAAGTTCGCAAACTTTGCTAGATTTGGATCTAGATTTAGATATTCCAGGGGAACCATTTATAAGCCCAGAAATTCCACCAACCTTAATTACAAAACCTAATTGGGGTAAACGCTTGGTAATGCTGGGGGGAGTAGTGGCATTGCTTGTAGGCGGTACAAGTTTAGGATTATTTGCTTGGTGGCAAATTAATCCTCAAGCATTCCAGCAAATGTGTCGGCAAGTTCCTCAAAAAGTGCAGCAATTGTGTGCAGAGGGAAAATAG
- a CDS encoding class I SAM-dependent methyltransferase: protein MMTVNQIIGDSQNHTSANFGERFFAWMMAQSSSTYDKIMSDVYDGLRLRKRSLFANLQGKVLEISPGTGPNLSYYPKDIQWIGIEPNLHKHYYLQKQAEKLGLKIDLRIGNAEWLDAEDNSIDNVVSTLVLCSVPNIEYTLQAVLRVLKPGGRFLFIEHVAAPQGTLLRKLQSKISPIWKVIGDGCHPDRETLIALENAGFTSVNYERFDAKMPIVSPHIIGVATK, encoded by the coding sequence ATGATGACCGTAAACCAAATTATTGGAGATTCCCAAAATCACACTTCTGCCAACTTTGGTGAACGTTTCTTTGCCTGGATGATGGCTCAAAGTAGTAGTACGTATGATAAAATTATGAGCGATGTCTACGACGGCCTACGCCTACGCAAACGTTCTCTTTTTGCAAATCTCCAAGGGAAAGTGTTAGAAATCAGCCCAGGAACAGGCCCTAACCTATCCTACTACCCTAAAGATATCCAATGGATAGGAATCGAGCCAAACCTACATAAGCATTACTATCTCCAAAAACAAGCAGAAAAACTGGGCTTAAAAATCGATCTCCGAATTGGTAATGCTGAATGGTTAGATGCTGAAGATAATAGCATAGATAATGTTGTGAGTACTTTAGTTTTATGTTCAGTGCCGAATATAGAATATACATTACAAGCTGTTTTAAGAGTACTCAAACCTGGTGGACGCTTCTTATTTATTGAACATGTCGCCGCACCTCAAGGAACTCTATTGCGAAAACTACAAAGCAAAATTAGTCCCATTTGGAAAGTGATAGGTGATGGTTGTCATCCAGATAGAGAAACTTTGATTGCTTTAGAAAATGCTGGTTTTACTAGTGTCAACTATGAGCGATTTGATGCAAAAATGCCAATTGTTAGTCCTCATATTATCGGCGTGGCGACAAAGTAA
- a CDS encoding DUF2079 domain-containing protein: MQRKLGFISFLVIIGTLILFVSSSLRHLLFNSNALDLALFDQWVYLISQYLPPISSFFGFHVIGDHAAFILYPISLLYKIYPSEYWLFLVQALGLAFGCLPIYLLSLQAGLSIAYSRAISLSYLLYPALFNSNFFTDFRPESIAVPALLWAIWAAIEKCTYQLFLAIGLVLICKDSLSLTVIAFGVWLLLQNRRVYGLGCILIGLFWYIFTIGYLTPLLRGGQAGGVVFYASLGSSPKEIIINIFSNPNLILGKFLSPDALFYYFLLLLPVIIGLHWKQILFIIPALPMLLLNIFSDYAAQRDLAHHYSLPIFPFIIVWLIHSIKEYQQENKRRWLKPKILIISAILSFLVLAKYDFFVTRYLSNLPNLHSLYTAVSLVQTKESVLTTAKIAPHLAKRQTIKLINQEWKLEKDNEIFKYILLDLIINKPEFNPDLIYQLRNSSSFKLVYEADDVYLFVRV, encoded by the coding sequence ATGCAAAGAAAGCTTGGTTTTATTAGCTTTTTAGTTATTATAGGAACTTTAATATTATTTGTTTCTAGTAGTTTAAGACATCTTTTATTTAACTCTAACGCTCTTGATTTAGCTCTGTTTGATCAATGGGTATATTTGATAAGTCAATATCTACCCCCAATATCTTCTTTTTTTGGATTTCATGTTATAGGCGATCATGCAGCTTTTATATTGTATCCGATAAGTTTACTATATAAAATATATCCTAGTGAATACTGGTTGTTTTTAGTTCAAGCTCTTGGTTTAGCTTTTGGATGTTTACCTATTTATTTATTAAGCCTACAAGCAGGACTATCTATAGCTTATTCAAGAGCAATAAGTTTGTCTTATTTACTTTACCCTGCTTTATTTAATAGTAATTTTTTTACTGATTTTCGTCCAGAAAGTATAGCAGTTCCTGCATTATTGTGGGCAATTTGGGCAGCAATAGAGAAATGTACTTATCAATTATTTTTGGCTATTGGGTTAGTTTTAATTTGTAAGGATAGCTTAAGCTTAACGGTAATAGCTTTTGGTGTTTGGCTACTATTACAAAATCGAAGAGTTTATGGATTAGGTTGTATTTTAATAGGCTTATTTTGGTATATTTTTACTATTGGTTATTTAACACCTTTGTTGAGAGGCGGACAAGCTGGAGGAGTTGTATTTTATGCTTCCCTTGGTAGTTCTCCAAAGGAAATAATCATTAATATTTTCAGTAATCCTAATTTAATTTTAGGCAAGTTTTTGTCTCCTGATGCATTATTTTATTATTTTCTTCTTTTATTACCAGTGATTATTGGATTACATTGGAAGCAGATACTATTTATAATACCTGCTTTACCTATGTTATTATTAAATATTTTTTCTGATTATGCAGCACAACGAGATTTAGCTCATCATTACTCATTACCTATTTTTCCTTTTATTATTGTATGGTTAATACATTCTATAAAAGAATATCAGCAAGAAAATAAGAGGCGTTGGCTGAAACCTAAAATATTAATAATTTCTGCTATTCTTTCTTTTTTAGTGTTAGCTAAATATGATTTTTTCGTAACCCGTTATTTATCAAATTTACCTAATCTTCATTCTCTATATACTGCTGTAAGTCTAGTTCAAACGAAGGAAAGTGTTTTAACTACAGCAAAGATCGCTCCCCATTTAGCTAAACGTCAAACTATTAAGTTAATTAATCAAGAATGGAAGTTGGAAAAGGATAATGAAATCTTTAAGTACATACTTTTAGATTTAATAATTAATAAACCTGAGTTTAATCCTGATTTAATATACCAACTGAGAAACAGTTCTAGTTTCAAACTTGTGTACGAAGCTGATGACGTTTATTTGTTTGTAAGGGTATGA
- a CDS encoding 1-aminocyclopropane-1-carboxylate deaminase/D-cysteine desulfhydrase gives MSLIFFPAPIQKINSEIARHAGVDLYVLRLDLMHPWVNGNKWFKLKYNLLEAKEKHFTTLLTFGGAYSNHIYATAAAGNLFGFRTIGVIRGEETLRLNPTLSFAVQQGMQLVYLNREMYRQRNTAALQEYLQQRFGEVFIIPEGGSNLNGVRGCTEIVGDGMPTAGYAYEFDRICVACGTATTLAGIALSLHQGQRAIAFPVLKNGAFLAQETESLLTNYLASDLPTPFNSPASWELVCDYHFGGYAKVNDELLMFSQQFKEEHGIPLDYVYTAKMFYGVMDLLKQGFFSKGDSLLLIHTGGLQGNIGIEERYLQR, from the coding sequence ATGTCGTTAATATTTTTTCCTGCTCCCATACAAAAAATCAACAGCGAAATCGCCCGCCACGCTGGTGTCGATCTGTATGTGCTGCGCCTGGATTTGATGCACCCGTGGGTTAACGGCAACAAGTGGTTCAAACTAAAATACAATCTTTTAGAGGCCAAGGAGAAACATTTTACAACCCTGTTAACCTTTGGCGGCGCTTATTCCAATCACATTTATGCAACTGCGGCGGCTGGTAATCTTTTTGGTTTTCGTACCATTGGTGTAATTCGTGGAGAGGAGACGCTACGACTAAACCCAACGCTGAGTTTTGCTGTCCAACAGGGTATGCAGCTTGTATACCTGAACCGCGAGATGTATCGACAGCGCAACACAGCAGCGCTACAGGAATATCTGCAACAACGCTTCGGTGAGGTGTTTATTATTCCCGAAGGTGGGAGTAATTTAAATGGTGTGCGCGGCTGTACAGAGATCGTTGGTGATGGGATGCCTACGGCAGGCTACGCCTACGAATTCGATCGTATATGCGTAGCCTGCGGTACAGCTACCACACTCGCTGGTATCGCGCTTTCGTTGCATCAAGGACAAAGAGCGATCGCTTTTCCCGTTCTAAAAAATGGCGCATTTCTCGCACAAGAAACCGAAAGTTTATTGACAAATTACCTCGCCTCTGATTTACCTACACCATTTAACTCTCCCGCTTCCTGGGAATTAGTGTGTGATTATCATTTTGGCGGCTATGCAAAGGTAAACGACGAATTGCTAATGTTTAGCCAACAATTCAAGGAAGAACATGGCATACCCCTTGATTACGTATATACCGCCAAAATGTTTTACGGAGTAATGGATTTGCTAAAGCAGGGATTTTTTTCTAAAGGAGATTCGTTACTTCTGATACACACAGGAGGCTTACAAGGCAACATCGGCATAGAGGAGCGATATCTGCAACGTTAA
- a CDS encoding diflavin flavoprotein produces the protein MVALIQPTQVTPNSGRLTVQTVEIAPQTTAIRCLDWDRERFDVEFGLRNGTTYNSFLIQGEKVALVDTSHRKFEELYIEIVVGLIDPTKIDYLIISHTEPDHSGLVKNILQLAPSITIVGAKVAIQFLENMVHQPFNSKQVKSGERLDLGNGHELEFISAPNLHWPDTIFTYDHKTSTLYTCDVFGMHYCDDHTYDENITLLEEDFQYYYDCLMGPNARSVLAALKRIEKLEIKTVATGHGPLLQHYISEWLGRYENWSLEQAKTEALVALFYVEDYGYSEQLVRTIAHGCAKTGAAVELFPLNSSEPQEVRELVAQSSGLVIAMPPQSSVMAQAALSTILAAVHKKQAVGLLESGGGEDEPIYPLRNKFQELGLTEAFPPILVKEIPTQATEQLCDEAGTDLGQWLNRDRTIKQIKSINTELEKALGRISTGLYIITAKKGEVQSAMFASWVTQASLEPLGVAIAVSKDRAIESLMHVGDRFVLNVLEEGKYQGLMKHFLKRFAPGADRFAGVKTYPAKNESPVLAEALAYMECEITSRMDCGDHWVIYSTVQTGRVAKLDALTAAHHRKIGNHY, from the coding sequence ATGGTTGCACTCATCCAGCCCACTCAAGTTACTCCCAACTCAGGACGTTTGACAGTTCAAACTGTTGAAATTGCTCCTCAAACAACTGCTATTCGTTGTCTCGACTGGGATAGAGAACGTTTTGATGTCGAGTTTGGTCTACGGAATGGTACGACTTATAATTCTTTTTTAATTCAGGGAGAAAAGGTTGCCTTAGTTGACACATCTCACCGCAAGTTTGAGGAATTATATATTGAGATAGTGGTGGGATTAATCGATCCGACTAAAATAGATTATTTGATTATTAGCCACACAGAACCAGACCATAGCGGCTTAGTAAAAAATATTTTGCAATTAGCTCCTTCCATTACTATTGTCGGTGCTAAGGTAGCTATTCAATTTTTAGAAAATATGGTTCACCAGCCTTTCAATTCAAAGCAGGTGAAAAGTGGAGAAAGATTAGATTTAGGCAACGGGCACGAATTAGAATTTATCTCTGCACCTAACTTACACTGGCCTGACACAATCTTTACTTATGACCACAAAACTAGTACTCTCTACACCTGTGATGTGTTTGGGATGCACTACTGTGATGACCACACTTATGATGAAAATATCACCTTACTTGAGGAAGATTTTCAATATTATTATGATTGTTTAATGGGGCCTAATGCTCGGTCTGTCTTGGCAGCTTTAAAGCGGATTGAAAAGTTAGAAATAAAAACAGTTGCTACAGGACATGGCCCTTTATTACAACACTATATATCTGAATGGCTCGGACGGTATGAAAACTGGAGTTTAGAACAAGCAAAAACAGAGGCTTTAGTAGCTCTATTTTATGTTGAAGATTACGGTTATAGCGAGCAGCTAGTCCGTACCATAGCTCATGGATGCGCGAAAACAGGTGCGGCAGTAGAATTATTTCCTCTCAATAGTTCGGAACCTCAAGAAGTTCGAGAATTAGTTGCACAATCTTCTGGTTTAGTAATTGCAATGCCACCCCAATCTTCAGTAATGGCTCAAGCGGCTTTAAGTACGATTTTAGCTGCTGTTCACAAGAAACAGGCTGTTGGTTTATTAGAGTCGGGAGGTGGAGAAGATGAACCAATTTATCCTTTACGTAATAAGTTTCAAGAACTGGGATTAACTGAAGCTTTTCCTCCTATTTTAGTTAAGGAAATTCCTACTCAAGCAACGGAACAACTTTGTGATGAAGCGGGGACAGATTTGGGTCAATGGTTGAACCGCGATCGCACCATTAAACAAATCAAATCTATTAATACCGAGTTAGAGAAGGCTTTAGGGCGGATTAGCACAGGACTATACATCATCACCGCCAAAAAAGGAGAAGTTCAGAGTGCAATGTTTGCTTCTTGGGTAACACAAGCCAGTCTTGAGCCTTTAGGAGTTGCGATCGCAGTATCCAAAGACCGGGCAATTGAATCTTTGATGCACGTTGGCGATCGCTTTGTTCTAAATGTTTTAGAAGAAGGCAAATATCAAGGATTAATGAAACATTTCCTCAAGCGTTTTGCTCCTGGTGCAGATAGATTTGCTGGAGTGAAAACATATCCAGCTAAAAATGAATCGCCCGTTTTAGCTGAAGCTCTAGCTTACATGGAATGTGAAATCACTAGCCGCATGGATTGTGGAGATCATTGGGTAATTTATAGCACAGTCCAAACTGGAAGAGTCGCCAAGCTAGATGCACTTACCGCCGCCCATCACCGCAAAATTGGCAATCATTATTAA
- a CDS encoding phosphate-starvation-inducible PsiE family protein — MYKSVENTPITMYEINRGRVVRSLEFIQDIIVISLCIGLFSFMVLQVRDMFLSLLPPLDFHAVTADILFLLILVELFRLLIIYLQEHRVSIGVAVEVSIVSALREVIVKGVLETNWSQILATCAFLLVLGALLFLRVWLPPTFEGIDPEQEVSKRYRSKVKSELTQTNGQHNS, encoded by the coding sequence ATGTATAAATCTGTTGAGAATACTCCGATTACAATGTATGAAATCAATCGTGGGCGCGTAGTACGAAGTTTGGAATTTATCCAAGATATAATTGTAATTTCTCTGTGTATTGGTTTATTTAGCTTCATGGTGCTTCAGGTGAGAGATATGTTTCTCTCCTTACTTCCGCCTCTAGATTTTCATGCTGTTACTGCCGATATTCTCTTTTTACTGATCTTAGTTGAGCTATTCCGATTGTTAATTATTTACCTACAGGAACATCGAGTATCTATTGGCGTAGCTGTTGAAGTTTCCATTGTTTCTGCCTTGCGAGAAGTCATTGTTAAAGGTGTTCTAGAAACTAATTGGAGTCAAATTTTAGCAACTTGTGCCTTTTTATTAGTCCTGGGAGCATTACTATTTCTCCGAGTTTGGCTACCCCCTACCTTTGAAGGTATCGATCCAGAACAAGAAGTATCAAAACGCTACAGAAGCAAAGTTAAGTCTGAATTAACACAAACCAATGGCCAGCATAATTCGTAA
- a CDS encoding diflavin flavoprotein translates to MSTATLTSNHSRDVQVAEIGKNTLILRSRTWDRLKFEVEYSRQRGTTANSYLIQADKKALIDPPGESFTEIYLEQLAQRLDFITLDYIVLSHVNPNRRATLQVLLSLVPQATLICSRPAANALKTAFPEFESPIQAMRSQDTLDLGQGHLLSFVTVPTPRWADGLCTYDSATKILYTDKLFGAHICEDTLFDEDWKGLDAERRYYFECLHAPQAKQVEVALDKISVLGARCYAPAHGPVVRYSLSRFTYDYRQWCQGQKSQELSVALLYASAYGNTAIMANAIAQGLIQNGVNVKSINCELADSAEINRIVETCDGLIIGSPTLGGHAPTQIQTALGIVLSVAAKTKLAGVFGSYGWSGEAIDLIESKLKDANYQLGFETIRVRFSPTPEILQQCEEAGAFFAQNLKKTKKLRSSRQIMTETHVDRTEQAVGRIVGSLCVVTTRDEETHKGVLTSWISQATFNPPGIMIAIANEQNAELMHHPGDKFVLNILKEGRNVRRYFSRHSTLGDNPFANLATKTADNGCLILNEALAYLECTVQNQLECGDRWLIYAVIDRGEVLENDGVTALEHRKSGSYY, encoded by the coding sequence ATGTCCACTGCCACATTAACGTCTAACCATAGCAGAGATGTACAAGTTGCTGAAATTGGTAAAAATACTCTGATTTTGCGATCGCGGACTTGGGACAGACTAAAATTTGAGGTGGAGTATTCCCGCCAACGGGGAACTACAGCGAATTCTTATCTGATTCAAGCTGATAAAAAGGCTTTAATTGACCCTCCCGGCGAATCTTTTACCGAAATTTACCTTGAGCAACTTGCACAACGTCTAGATTTCATTACCCTAGATTACATTGTTCTCAGTCATGTCAACCCCAACCGCAGAGCAACTTTGCAAGTATTGCTCTCTCTGGTTCCTCAAGCCACTCTCATTTGTTCTCGCCCCGCCGCTAATGCTCTAAAAACTGCCTTTCCCGAATTTGAATCACCTATTCAAGCGATGCGATCGCAGGATACTCTAGATTTAGGACAAGGACATCTTCTCTCATTTGTCACCGTACCAACTCCCCGGTGGGCGGATGGGCTTTGTACTTATGATTCTGCAACGAAAATTCTCTACACAGATAAACTTTTCGGCGCTCATATTTGCGAAGATACTTTGTTTGATGAAGATTGGAAAGGGTTAGATGCGGAACGTCGTTATTATTTTGAATGTCTTCATGCACCGCAAGCTAAACAAGTTGAAGTAGCTTTAGATAAAATATCGGTTTTGGGAGCCAGATGTTATGCCCCAGCACACGGGCCAGTTGTGCGTTACAGCCTCAGCCGTTTTACTTATGATTATCGTCAATGGTGTCAAGGACAAAAATCTCAAGAATTGAGTGTCGCTTTGCTTTACGCTTCTGCTTATGGTAATACAGCAATTATGGCGAATGCGATCGCACAAGGTTTGATTCAAAATGGCGTAAATGTAAAATCAATCAACTGTGAATTAGCTGATTCTGCCGAGATTAACCGCATTGTCGAAACTTGCGACGGTTTGATTATCGGCTCACCCACATTAGGCGGACATGCACCGACTCAAATTCAAACAGCTTTAGGAATAGTTCTCTCGGTGGCGGCTAAAACTAAGTTAGCAGGCGTGTTTGGTTCTTACGGTTGGAGTGGAGAAGCAATAGATTTAATCGAAAGCAAGCTCAAAGATGCAAATTATCAACTAGGGTTTGAAACAATTCGGGTGCGTTTCAGCCCTACTCCTGAGATTCTTCAGCAGTGTGAAGAAGCAGGTGCTTTTTTTGCTCAAAACTTGAAGAAAACTAAAAAGCTGCGTAGTTCTCGCCAGATTATGACAGAAACCCATGTAGATCGTACCGAACAAGCGGTGGGGCGGATCGTTGGTTCTCTGTGTGTTGTGACAACTCGTGATGAAGAAACTCACAAAGGCGTTTTAACTTCTTGGATATCGCAGGCAACTTTTAACCCGCCAGGAATTATGATTGCGATCGCTAACGAGCAGAATGCAGAGTTAATGCATCATCCTGGCGATAAATTTGTGCTGAATATCCTCAAAGAAGGAAGAAATGTCCGACGTTATTTTTCTCGTCATAGCACTTTAGGCGATAATCCCTTTGCAAATCTTGCCACAAAAACTGCTGATAATGGTTGTTTGATTTTAAATGAGGCATTAGCCTATTTAGAATGTACGGTGCAAAATCAACTTGAATGTGGCGATCGATGGTTAATTTATGCCGTCATCGATCGCGGTGAAGTGTTGGAAAATGATGGTGTCACGGCTTTAGAACATCGGAAATCTGGCAGCTATTATTAA
- a CDS encoding ABC transporter ATP-binding protein: MIEVEHLSKIYGSTSAITDVTFSVEPGEILGLLGPNGAGKTTTMRILAGYLPATNGNARIAGYDVHENSLAVRQRIGYLPETPPLYPDMTVEGFLHFVAQIKGVSAGDRANKVTAAIKRCNLEDKRRVIIRKLSKGYRQRVGIAQAIVHDPPAIILDEPTVGLDPRQIIEVRNLIKSLAGTHTIILSTHILPEVSMTCSRVAIINRGKVVATNTPENLMTQLTGGSGYELEIEGEAALAKQVLQNVAGVSLIESIPTAGGHQPQTNRAYLRVISQPGKEPGKDIVATLVRAGFGLHELRRVNATLEDVFLQLTTEEKNFETEVDLAAEKEGEAA, from the coding sequence ATGATCGAAGTTGAACATCTAAGTAAAATATACGGCTCTACCTCAGCGATTACTGATGTGACTTTTAGCGTCGAACCTGGGGAGATTTTAGGGCTTCTTGGCCCCAATGGTGCTGGAAAAACCACAACCATGCGGATTCTGGCTGGTTATTTACCGGCAACAAATGGAAATGCCCGAATTGCTGGTTATGATGTCCATGAAAATTCTCTGGCTGTGCGCCAACGAATTGGTTACTTACCGGAAACACCGCCGTTATATCCAGATATGACGGTGGAGGGATTTTTGCATTTTGTCGCCCAAATTAAGGGAGTATCAGCAGGCGATCGCGCCAACAAGGTAACAGCGGCCATCAAACGCTGCAACTTAGAAGATAAGCGGCGAGTAATTATTCGCAAACTCTCTAAAGGATACCGCCAACGTGTCGGAATTGCTCAAGCGATCGTCCACGATCCACCAGCAATCATTCTCGATGAACCCACCGTTGGACTCGATCCCCGACAAATCATAGAAGTGCGGAATTTAATCAAAAGCCTCGCTGGTACTCATACAATTATTCTTTCCACGCACATTCTGCCAGAAGTAAGCATGACTTGTAGCCGCGTCGCCATCATCAATCGCGGTAAAGTTGTGGCAACTAATACACCAGAAAACCTGATGACTCAGTTGACAGGTGGCTCAGGCTATGAATTAGAAATAGAAGGAGAAGCTGCCCTAGCGAAACAGGTATTGCAAAATGTTGCAGGTGTGAGTCTGATAGAATCAATTCCGACAGCCGGAGGACATCAACCGCAGACAAATCGCGCTTACCTGCGGGTGATATCGCAACCGGGAAAAGAACCAGGAAAGGATATTGTGGCAACATTAGTGCGTGCAGGCTTTGGTTTACATGAACTGCGGCGAGTCAACGCTACCTTAGAAGATGTATTCTTGCAACTAACCACAGAAGAAAAAAATTTCGAGACTGAGGTAGACTTAGCAGCAGAGAAAGAAGGAGAAGCAGCATAA